Proteins co-encoded in one Argopecten irradians isolate NY unplaced genomic scaffold, Ai_NY scaffold_0669, whole genome shotgun sequence genomic window:
- the LOC138313388 gene encoding uncharacterized protein yields the protein MTQAEVRQMEEETRQVRAVTLGQQGSWLHWEGARQRNISWGEIWNIEGNVLSSCTVALADGRYTWRHDQVLKEIAASLDSARKKKRALPMGQKLNNFVKVGAKGKSSVEGVWILTTAADWEMRADIHQRMGFPEEVLSTPLRPDILLWSRNSQQVFMVELTVPWDDRIE from the coding sequence ATGACTCAAGCAGAAGTCAGACAGATGGAGGAGGAGACCAGACAGGTGAGAGCTGTCACTTTGGGACAACAGGGGAGTTGGCTGCATTGGGAAGGCGCGAGACAACGGAATATATCGTGGGGTGAGATCTGGAATATAGAGGGAAATGTGTTGTCATCATGTACAGTTGCCCTCGCAGACGGGAGGTACACATGGCGCCACGACCAGGTCCTCAAGGAGATAGCTGCGAGCCTTGACAGTGCAAGAAAAAAGAAGAGGGCATTGCCAATGGGACAAAAGTTAAACAACTTTGTGAAGGTAGGAGCGAAGGGAAAGAGCAGCGTGGAGGGAGTTTGGATACTAACAACGGCAGCAGACTGGGAGATGAGAGCTGACATCCACCAACGCATGGGATTTCCAGAGGAAGTCTTGTCAACACCCCTTCGCCCAGATATTTTGTTGTGGTCCCGGAACTCCCAGCAGGTCTTTATGGTGGAACTCACAGTACCATGGGATGACAGGATTGAATAG